A DNA window from Luteolibacter luteus contains the following coding sequences:
- a CDS encoding MotA/TolQ/ExbB proton channel family protein: MPDPSSVPLLAINFQAIRDFFHDGGIFMYALALTSFVALAAIVFKVLSLRREAVIPAQLERDLDQLGQRAANGQAEGLISRFGEGSTLARLCGVAVEHRGKSRADITEAVQASAKDEIVQLNSGMTILDTVITVAPLFGLLGTASGLVVIFQGLGETTDHDIVARGIARALDNTIVGLAIAVPAVVAHGWFSRRIEVLTSRLEMLLAKVARTLEGAPVPASQPNLPRVPEKP; the protein is encoded by the coding sequence ATGCCAGACCCGTCTTCCGTCCCGCTCCTTGCCATCAATTTCCAAGCGATCCGCGATTTCTTCCACGACGGTGGCATCTTCATGTATGCGCTGGCGCTCACGTCCTTCGTGGCGCTGGCGGCCATTGTTTTCAAGGTGCTGTCCCTGCGCCGGGAGGCGGTGATTCCCGCCCAGCTCGAGCGCGATCTGGACCAGCTGGGGCAGCGCGCCGCCAATGGCCAGGCGGAAGGCCTGATCTCCCGCTTCGGGGAAGGTAGCACGCTGGCCCGTCTGTGCGGCGTGGCCGTGGAGCACCGCGGCAAATCCCGGGCCGATATCACCGAGGCGGTGCAGGCTTCAGCGAAGGACGAGATCGTCCAGCTCAACTCCGGGATGACGATTCTGGACACGGTGATCACCGTGGCTCCGCTCTTCGGCCTGCTGGGCACGGCGAGCGGTCTGGTGGTGATTTTCCAAGGGCTCGGTGAGACGACCGATCATGATATCGTGGCGCGAGGAATCGCCCGCGCCTTGGACAATACGATCGTCGGCCTCGCCATCGCAGTGCCGGCTGTGGTGGCTCACGGGTGGTTTAGCCGGAGGATCGAGGTCCTGACCTCCCGCCTCGAAATGCTCTTGGCGAAGGTGGCCCGCACCCTGGAAGGAGCTCCGGTTCCCGCCTCCCAGCCGAATCTTCCCCGAGTGCCTGAGAAGCCATGA
- the def gene encoding peptide deformylase, with protein sequence MILEIVQYGNPVLRERCKRVEQVDESIRILAADMLETMYDANGVGLAAPQVGVAIRLAVVDVAHDPECISFLKVNGEDAPLASIMPLTFINPELEFTGPKERDTEGCLSIHDVRAEVSRPSSLKATLPQLDGSVLVIETDGLLARAIQHETDHLNGVLFTDRVSPATKISLRRKLRRLVEEG encoded by the coding sequence ATGATCCTCGAAATCGTTCAATACGGTAATCCCGTCCTCCGCGAGCGCTGCAAACGCGTCGAACAGGTGGATGAGTCCATCCGCATTCTTGCCGCCGACATGCTGGAGACGATGTACGATGCCAATGGCGTCGGGCTCGCCGCGCCGCAGGTAGGCGTGGCCATCCGTCTGGCAGTGGTGGATGTGGCCCATGATCCCGAGTGCATCTCTTTCCTGAAGGTGAATGGCGAGGATGCGCCGCTGGCCTCGATCATGCCGCTGACCTTCATCAATCCCGAGCTGGAGTTCACTGGTCCGAAGGAGCGCGACACGGAAGGTTGCCTGAGCATCCATGATGTCCGGGCGGAAGTCAGCCGACCGAGCTCGCTCAAGGCGACCCTGCCGCAACTCGACGGCTCGGTGCTGGTGATCGAGACCGATGGACTTCTGGCCCGTGCGATCCAGCACGAGACGGATCATCTGAACGGCGTGCTTTTCACCGACCGGGTTTCTCCCGCCACGAAGATCAGCCTGCGCCGCAAGCTCCGGAGGCTGGTGGAAGAAGGGTGA
- a CDS encoding ExbD/TolR family protein produces MKFDRPVRRSRGIMVMPMIDILFVVLIFFIVTSTKKQKRDILRIELPTVKEIPTEGVVASSSKLSVDKSGNVSLDSVLVADMALLDAYLKAYVKENPGRKLELEADKELPLEKLLTVWDALTRAGIPIRDVPARIRLPQEAGSISR; encoded by the coding sequence ATGAAATTCGACCGTCCCGTCCGCCGCTCCCGAGGGATCATGGTCATGCCGATGATCGACATCCTCTTCGTGGTGCTGATCTTTTTCATCGTCACCTCTACCAAGAAGCAAAAGCGCGATATCCTGCGGATCGAGCTTCCCACCGTGAAGGAAATCCCCACGGAGGGGGTCGTCGCTTCCAGTTCGAAGCTCTCGGTGGACAAATCCGGCAACGTTTCGCTCGATTCGGTGCTGGTGGCGGACATGGCCCTGCTCGATGCGTATCTGAAGGCCTATGTGAAGGAGAACCCGGGCCGGAAGCTGGAGCTGGAGGCGGACAAGGAGCTGCCTCTGGAGAAGCTACTTACGGTATGGGACGCATTGACCCGCGCGGGTATCCCCATTAGGGACGTGCCCGCCCGCATCCGCCTGCCGCAGGAAGCGGGCAGTATTTCCCGATGA
- a CDS encoding DUF1330 domain-containing protein, producing the protein MPAYAAAHLRSVQMGEEIIDYLRRIDETLPPFKGRFLSHGKTPEVIEGEWPGHLVLIEFPDMEMARGWYHSPAYQAILPLRTKNSEGSAILLEGVGPEYRAADFLKSIGLA; encoded by the coding sequence ATGCCTGCCTACGCTGCTGCACACCTTCGCTCCGTCCAGATGGGCGAGGAGATCATCGATTATCTCCGCCGCATTGATGAGACGCTCCCTCCATTCAAGGGACGCTTCCTGAGTCATGGCAAGACGCCGGAGGTCATCGAAGGGGAGTGGCCGGGACATCTGGTGCTGATCGAGTTTCCGGACATGGAAATGGCCCGCGGTTGGTATCATTCGCCTGCCTATCAAGCGATCTTGCCGTTGCGGACGAAGAACTCCGAGGGCAGCGCCATTCTTCTGGAAGGAGTTGGCCCGGAATACCGCGCTGCGGATTTCCTGAAATCGATCGGTTTGGCCTGA
- a CDS encoding type II secretion system protein, whose translation MTLLEMTLVIMIMLSLIGILVLGANTWKKGSDRALCIMNLQAVQKGVRSFSNLNGYEPGNVVAGLESKIIGAGCFVESMPVCPAEGTYTSSGDLIPAPGALYFSCSLADEGEHQPMDLEDW comes from the coding sequence ATGACGTTGCTGGAGATGACCCTCGTGATCATGATCATGCTTAGCCTGATCGGCATTCTCGTGCTTGGAGCCAACACGTGGAAGAAGGGCTCGGATCGCGCCTTGTGCATCATGAACTTGCAAGCAGTTCAGAAGGGGGTGCGGAGTTTCTCGAATCTCAACGGCTATGAGCCGGGCAATGTGGTGGCGGGCTTGGAGAGCAAGATCATCGGGGCGGGTTGCTTCGTGGAGTCGATGCCGGTTTGCCCCGCGGAGGGAACCTACACTTCCAGCGGCGATCTGATTCCTGCGCCGGGAGCGCTCTATTTCAGTTGTTCGCTGGCCGACGAGGGCGAGCATCAGCCGATGGACCTTGAGGATTGGTGA
- a CDS encoding peptidylprolyl isomerase, which produces MIEHLRKYTGMIIFVIALLFVGLAFFGDHGTFGGRGTNDPAYISVDGNAYSVSEFRKKGEASLQLGGGLGLYPYLVTMGALGNPNQEEAAKQLFVNRLLVEQGCEEFGIHPGDAEVTAALKAMPVFQGQDGTFDQAKYNTIATEGIGHYGMTEKDLFELVRDSIATEKLASVIGGGLSSDRQSALESVASRDQQVTIQLARIALSSFQENLKPTDDELKTAWETKKDAYQTERKIKVTYFIAKPTYPEAKKEEPKLPDALTEEDKKKAEKEAADKKAAEDAALAEQKRTVDNELADAVDAFLADLQNSEGKDFDKLAKDNNWELVTTEFFPRSAVPPALSVNLRSTTGAARAAADFLFQLDMSKDLLARCSEALPLNDGAWLIARLDEEEEARTKTFEEAKEDFTKDYIAEHAGEALKKDAGEKAAKIREALGAGKSFADVAKEVGLEPKAHGPFKATDKLEGEADVATLFQAASTVAPGSLADPKFLPDDKKPETALFVFVEKREIVKDPARAERVNQAVTMSGRSLQNAAFDSWLKARLESAKVEMLTK; this is translated from the coding sequence ATGATCGAACATCTTCGCAAGTACACCGGCATGATCATCTTCGTGATCGCGCTGCTTTTCGTCGGTTTGGCCTTCTTCGGCGATCATGGAACCTTCGGGGGCCGCGGCACGAATGACCCCGCCTACATCTCGGTCGACGGAAATGCCTACAGCGTGAGCGAATTCCGGAAGAAGGGTGAAGCTTCCCTCCAGCTCGGCGGCGGCTTGGGACTCTATCCGTATCTGGTCACCATGGGTGCCCTCGGCAACCCTAACCAAGAAGAAGCGGCTAAGCAGCTCTTCGTGAACCGCCTGCTGGTGGAACAAGGCTGCGAGGAATTCGGCATCCACCCCGGCGACGCTGAAGTCACCGCGGCCCTGAAGGCTATGCCGGTCTTTCAGGGCCAGGATGGCACCTTCGATCAGGCCAAATACAACACGATCGCCACCGAAGGCATCGGACACTACGGCATGACCGAAAAGGATCTCTTCGAGTTGGTACGCGATAGCATCGCGACCGAGAAGCTGGCTTCGGTGATCGGCGGCGGCCTTAGCAGCGACCGTCAGTCTGCACTGGAATCCGTGGCCAGTCGTGACCAGCAGGTGACCATCCAGCTCGCCCGCATCGCTCTTTCCTCCTTCCAGGAAAATCTCAAGCCGACCGACGACGAGCTCAAGACCGCTTGGGAAACCAAGAAGGATGCCTATCAGACCGAACGGAAGATCAAGGTGACCTACTTCATCGCCAAGCCGACCTACCCGGAAGCGAAGAAGGAGGAGCCGAAGCTTCCCGACGCGCTGACGGAAGAGGACAAGAAGAAGGCCGAGAAGGAAGCCGCCGACAAAAAGGCAGCTGAAGATGCCGCCCTCGCCGAGCAAAAGCGCACGGTGGACAACGAACTCGCCGACGCCGTGGATGCCTTCCTCGCCGATCTCCAGAACAGCGAAGGCAAGGACTTCGATAAGCTGGCGAAGGACAACAACTGGGAACTGGTCACCACCGAGTTCTTCCCGCGTTCCGCCGTGCCCCCGGCTCTTTCCGTCAATCTCCGCTCCACCACCGGTGCCGCCCGCGCCGCCGCTGACTTCCTCTTCCAACTCGACATGAGCAAGGACTTGCTCGCCCGCTGCTCGGAAGCCCTGCCGCTTAACGACGGCGCTTGGCTGATCGCCCGCCTCGACGAGGAGGAAGAAGCACGCACCAAGACCTTCGAGGAAGCCAAGGAAGACTTCACCAAGGATTACATCGCCGAACATGCTGGCGAAGCCCTGAAGAAAGACGCCGGAGAAAAGGCCGCCAAGATCCGCGAGGCACTCGGTGCCGGCAAGAGCTTCGCTGACGTTGCCAAGGAAGTGGGCCTCGAGCCTAAGGCCCACGGCCCTTTCAAGGCCACCGATAAGCTCGAAGGCGAAGCCGACGTCGCCACTCTCTTCCAAGCCGCTTCCACCGTGGCACCCGGCTCCCTAGCCGATCCAAAGTTCCTTCCTGATGACAAGAAGCCGGAAACCGCCCTCTTCGTCTTCGTCGAGAAGCGCGAGATCGTGAAGGACCCGGCCCGCGCCGAGCGCGTCAATCAGGCCGTGACCATGTCGGGACGTAGCCTCCAAAACGCCGCTTTCGACTCTTGGCTGAAGGCCAGGCTCGAATCCGCCAAGGTGGAAATGCTCACCAAGTAA
- the pgsA gene encoding CDP-diacylglycerol--glycerol-3-phosphate 3-phosphatidyltransferase, which produces MNLPNAITVSRLILTAIFVIAVGFPTTTGFAIALVTFSVAAATDWLDGYLARKLGLVTPLGKLLDPLADKILVCAAFVYFSAQPVTGYHAPVWVTCVIIAREFLVTGLRQIAVEAGQVLAADNLGKWKTTFQLTFCITGLVWLTFASMANPGALGGLLKTLATPGSWLMQISLWAAVALTLISGANYVWSSRKLLVGR; this is translated from the coding sequence GTGAATCTCCCCAATGCGATTACCGTCTCCCGCCTGATCCTGACGGCGATTTTCGTCATTGCGGTGGGTTTTCCGACCACCACCGGCTTCGCTATCGCACTCGTTACTTTCTCAGTAGCAGCGGCAACCGACTGGCTGGACGGCTATCTCGCCCGGAAGCTCGGGCTCGTCACTCCACTTGGAAAACTGCTCGATCCCCTCGCGGACAAGATCCTCGTGTGCGCGGCCTTCGTGTATTTTTCCGCCCAGCCTGTGACTGGCTACCACGCACCCGTCTGGGTTACCTGTGTGATCATCGCCCGCGAGTTCCTTGTGACAGGATTGCGACAGATCGCAGTGGAAGCGGGACAAGTCCTCGCCGCGGACAACCTGGGCAAATGGAAGACCACCTTCCAGCTCACCTTCTGCATCACCGGTCTCGTCTGGCTGACCTTCGCTTCCATGGCCAATCCCGGAGCACTCGGAGGCCTCCTCAAAACCCTCGCGACTCCTGGAAGCTGGCTGATGCAAATCTCCCTCTGGGCCGCCGTGGCACTTACCCTCATCTCAGGCGCCAACTACGTTTGGAGTAGTAGGAAGCTGCTGGTGGGACGGTGA
- the gnd gene encoding decarboxylating NADP(+)-dependent phosphogluconate dehydrogenase gives MSNSDFGLIGLAVMGQNLVLNVESRGFQVSVYNRTTSVTEEFVSAHPDKKLVGAKSLEEFVQSLAAPRKVMIMVKAGGPVDAVIEQLIPLLDKGDIIIDGGNSLYTDTERRDKWLGDLGFRFIGAGVSGGEEGARKGPSIMPGGPASTWDVMKPIFESIAAKVDGEPCVTHIGPGGAGHYVKMIHNGIEYGDMQLICEAYNIFKAAGFDAEELAEVFTEWNEGDLESYLIQITSKIFAQQDPETGKALVDYILDTAGQKGTGKWTIMNAVENAVVISTINAAVEARILSSMKDKRVEASKVLEGPKPKIDEKKKKLVKKVHDALFASKIISYAQGLDLIATMGKEKNWGLDLGKIAAIWRGGCIIRARFLNDITDAYRKNPELSNLMLAPYFTDLLNEFQENWREVVSIATLAGIPVPAFSASLGYYDSYRSAVLPANLLQAQRDFFGAHTYERTDKPRGEFFHTEWPEVIG, from the coding sequence ATGAGTAACAGCGATTTCGGCCTCATCGGCCTGGCCGTCATGGGCCAGAACCTCGTCCTCAACGTGGAATCCCGCGGATTCCAGGTGTCCGTTTACAACCGCACCACCTCTGTCACCGAGGAGTTCGTGTCTGCTCATCCCGACAAGAAGCTGGTCGGTGCAAAGAGCCTCGAGGAGTTTGTCCAATCCCTTGCCGCTCCACGCAAGGTCATGATCATGGTGAAGGCCGGTGGTCCGGTGGATGCCGTGATCGAGCAACTCATCCCGCTTCTCGACAAGGGCGACATCATCATCGACGGCGGCAACTCGCTCTACACGGACACCGAGCGCCGCGACAAGTGGCTCGGCGATCTTGGCTTCCGCTTCATCGGTGCCGGCGTGTCCGGTGGTGAAGAAGGCGCGCGCAAGGGTCCTTCGATCATGCCGGGCGGCCCTGCTTCCACCTGGGATGTGATGAAGCCGATCTTTGAAAGCATCGCCGCCAAGGTGGACGGTGAGCCCTGTGTGACGCACATCGGCCCGGGCGGTGCCGGTCACTATGTGAAGATGATTCACAATGGCATCGAGTACGGCGACATGCAGTTGATCTGCGAAGCCTACAATATCTTCAAGGCCGCTGGCTTCGATGCCGAGGAACTCGCCGAAGTCTTCACCGAGTGGAATGAAGGTGACCTCGAGAGCTACCTCATCCAGATCACCTCGAAGATCTTCGCCCAGCAGGATCCGGAAACCGGCAAGGCACTCGTGGACTACATCCTCGACACTGCCGGCCAGAAGGGCACCGGCAAGTGGACGATCATGAACGCGGTGGAAAACGCCGTGGTGATCTCCACCATCAATGCCGCGGTGGAGGCCCGCATCCTTTCCTCGATGAAGGACAAGCGCGTCGAAGCCAGCAAGGTTCTGGAAGGGCCGAAGCCGAAGATCGACGAAAAGAAGAAGAAGCTGGTGAAGAAGGTGCACGACGCGCTCTTCGCTTCGAAGATCATCTCCTACGCGCAGGGCCTCGACCTGATCGCAACCATGGGCAAGGAGAAGAACTGGGGTCTCGACCTCGGCAAGATCGCCGCCATCTGGCGTGGCGGTTGCATCATCCGCGCGCGTTTCCTGAACGACATCACGGATGCCTACCGCAAGAATCCGGAGCTGAGCAACCTGATGCTGGCCCCATACTTCACGGATCTGCTCAACGAGTTCCAGGAAAACTGGCGTGAAGTGGTGTCGATCGCGACGCTTGCCGGTATCCCGGTGCCCGCTTTCTCGGCATCGCTTGGTTACTACGATAGTTATCGTAGCGCCGTGCTGCCAGCGAACCTGCTGCAGGCCCAGCGCGACTTCTTCGGTGCCCACACCTACGAACGCACCGACAAGCCGCGCGGCGAGTTCTTCCACACCGAGTGGCCGGAAGTCATCGGCTAA
- the rsmA gene encoding 16S rRNA (adenine(1518)-N(6)/adenine(1519)-N(6))-dimethyltransferase RsmA, translating into MTGHEIRDALLAAGVMPSRQLGQNFLCDPNMARWITDQLDAGPDDAIVEVGPGTGALTEHLVGKVRKIVLVEFDSRLAAWLKQRFAEEPSVEVHHADGAKFDVRQIYKHRPVKFLGNLPYSSGGAILRNFLSRPNPFERAVVMLQKEVIERLAAVPRTKDYGVLTLRVQSEWQVKPLRTVPPEAFHPRPQIDSSVALLLPRGKELPAFDARRFDELIRRGFAQRRKQMGKQMPESPPWEKVAAEIGASLTTRAEELTLGQWIELARHYDDHPLRDVAQRGDEIFDVVNEADEVTGQATRRDVHAQSLLHRAVHVFVVNRHGELLLQKRSRFKDVHPSVWDSSVAGHLDSGEGYESAAVRELEEEMGITGVSVQEIGRISPCEATGWEHVVLYLTRWDGSPRFPCSEVEAALWMRPDELGAWIAARPEDFAAGFLECWKLARGI; encoded by the coding sequence GTGACAGGACACGAGATCCGCGACGCCCTCCTCGCCGCCGGGGTGATGCCCAGCCGCCAACTGGGGCAGAATTTCCTCTGCGACCCGAACATGGCGCGCTGGATTACCGACCAACTCGATGCCGGGCCGGACGACGCCATCGTCGAAGTGGGTCCCGGCACCGGCGCTTTGACTGAACATTTGGTCGGGAAAGTCCGGAAAATCGTGCTGGTGGAGTTCGATTCCCGGCTGGCTGCCTGGCTCAAGCAGCGCTTCGCCGAGGAGCCTTCGGTGGAGGTCCACCATGCCGATGGCGCGAAATTCGATGTCCGCCAGATCTACAAGCACCGGCCGGTGAAGTTCCTCGGGAACCTTCCCTATTCTTCCGGCGGGGCGATCCTCCGGAATTTCCTGTCCCGCCCGAATCCGTTCGAGCGTGCCGTGGTGATGCTTCAGAAAGAAGTGATCGAGCGACTGGCGGCGGTCCCGCGGACGAAGGACTACGGGGTGCTGACCCTCCGGGTGCAGAGCGAGTGGCAGGTCAAACCGCTGCGCACCGTGCCGCCTGAGGCCTTCCACCCCAGACCCCAGATCGACTCCTCGGTGGCGCTGCTGCTGCCGCGCGGAAAGGAGCTTCCGGCGTTTGATGCCCGTCGGTTCGACGAATTGATCCGGCGGGGCTTCGCCCAGCGCCGCAAGCAGATGGGCAAGCAGATGCCGGAGAGTCCGCCTTGGGAAAAGGTGGCCGCGGAGATCGGGGCTTCCCTGACCACCCGTGCCGAGGAATTGACGTTGGGCCAATGGATCGAACTCGCCCGTCACTATGATGATCATCCGCTGCGCGATGTGGCACAGCGTGGCGATGAGATTTTCGACGTGGTGAACGAGGCGGACGAGGTCACCGGCCAAGCCACCCGCCGCGATGTGCATGCGCAAAGCCTCCTGCACCGGGCGGTCCACGTTTTCGTGGTGAACCGTCATGGCGAGCTGCTGCTCCAGAAGCGTTCCCGCTTCAAGGATGTCCACCCCTCGGTCTGGGATTCCAGCGTGGCCGGGCATCTCGATTCCGGAGAAGGCTACGAGTCCGCGGCGGTTCGGGAACTGGAAGAGGAGATGGGCATCACCGGCGTATCGGTACAGGAGATCGGGCGGATCTCGCCTTGTGAAGCGACCGGGTGGGAACACGTGGTGCTCTATCTCACCCGCTGGGACGGATCGCCCCGCTTTCCTTGCTCGGAAGTGGAGGCTGCCCTCTGGATGAGGCCGGATGAGTTGGGGGCTTGGATTGCTGCCCGGCCGGAGGATTTTGCCGCGGGATTCCTAGAGTGCTGGAAACTCGCGCGGGGGATTTGA
- a CDS encoding PEP-CTERM sorting domain-containing protein — MKKILLAAAASGLLAPLLPAATITWQTPSAITGASDVSTQGTYVGSWAPNHADAPNFPVNGVSFQGFSDLPGLNNTLDDGGGYFGGQNTADSNYNTLLSYGRYVYSDESRSVSWGGMTAGQSYLVQIWISDPRNIGQTRWANLSGDGDVSPNVYYPADGTGVGSYIIGTFVADASGNQTITIDPSSLVEGVPGGGSAQINLMQVRLIPEPASLGLAGLGMMSCLLRRRRH; from the coding sequence ATGAAAAAAATCCTCCTGGCGGCCGCCGCGAGCGGCCTGCTCGCCCCTCTCTTGCCTGCCGCAACCATCACCTGGCAAACACCCTCTGCGATCACCGGCGCATCCGATGTCTCGACACAGGGCACCTATGTCGGCTCATGGGCACCGAACCATGCCGATGCCCCGAATTTCCCGGTGAATGGCGTGAGCTTCCAGGGCTTTTCCGACCTGCCCGGCCTGAACAATACTCTCGACGATGGCGGCGGCTACTTCGGCGGTCAGAACACGGCCGACTCGAACTACAACACCCTGCTTTCGTACGGTCGCTACGTGTATAGCGACGAAAGCCGCTCCGTTTCCTGGGGCGGCATGACCGCAGGGCAGTCCTACCTCGTCCAGATCTGGATCTCCGATCCCCGCAACATCGGGCAGACGCGCTGGGCGAACCTGAGCGGGGACGGCGATGTCTCCCCGAATGTCTACTACCCTGCGGATGGCACGGGAGTGGGCAGCTACATCATCGGAACCTTTGTCGCCGATGCTTCCGGCAACCAGACGATCACCATCGACCCTTCGTCCCTCGTGGAGGGCGTGCCAGGCGGTGGAAGCGCCCAGATCAACCTGATGCAAGTGCGCCTGATCCCCGAGCCCGCATCCCTGGGCTTGGCCGGATTGGGAATGATGAGTTGCCTCTTGCGCAGGCGCCGCCACTGA
- a CDS encoding Wadjet anti-phage system protein JetD domain-containing protein, which produces MKHPVWLAELHRQWFAARGKKLGSRTKAYTRYWDDLLFTAGVRSAEDIATAGREAEKLEREGIVLLKRHSYRRYLIERIELPLGSEPWLRALFESPHPELLRQTSLRAVHFFLSRTHPKYPEVWSAWLLSIAKDFSEGRNARPLLWRHPDLVSELLRNVEEITSRTWQSDTLIREGSVALGFESKELEKAQRPLEACLTAMFGSPMTLGMFGFQGPGGKVELAGELTLHFEDGSQATVEGLHGVFHLTSDLDRAVKVTTPAKRVLTVENSKTTLRRIASLNEDRETLIAACAFPSRGLIRLFKLLPAELPVFHFGDTDPAGFHILSRLRRATGREVTPFLMKRRLRNHPLDLSDYDRSILPRLLGDPMLADVRPHLEEIATTGDKGDFEQESLGRPELPCWPFYRRQEHDCLPPLACDCMIPDE; this is translated from the coding sequence ATGAAGCACCCCGTCTGGCTTGCCGAGCTTCACCGCCAGTGGTTCGCCGCCCGCGGCAAGAAGCTCGGCTCCCGGACCAAAGCCTACACCCGGTACTGGGATGACCTGCTCTTCACGGCAGGCGTCCGGTCAGCAGAAGACATCGCGACCGCAGGGCGGGAGGCAGAGAAGCTGGAGCGAGAAGGAATCGTCCTTCTCAAGCGCCATAGCTATCGCCGCTACCTGATCGAACGGATCGAGCTTCCTCTGGGCTCGGAGCCGTGGCTGCGAGCGCTCTTCGAAAGCCCCCATCCTGAACTCTTGCGGCAGACTAGTCTACGCGCCGTCCATTTCTTCCTGTCCCGCACCCACCCCAAGTATCCTGAAGTTTGGTCGGCGTGGCTGCTCTCCATCGCCAAGGATTTCAGCGAAGGGCGCAACGCACGACCTCTCCTGTGGAGACACCCGGATCTGGTTTCGGAGCTACTCCGCAATGTGGAGGAAATCACCTCCAGGACTTGGCAAAGCGACACCCTCATCCGTGAAGGAAGCGTGGCACTGGGTTTCGAGTCGAAGGAATTGGAGAAGGCCCAACGCCCCTTGGAAGCGTGCCTCACCGCGATGTTCGGCAGCCCGATGACCCTCGGCATGTTCGGCTTCCAAGGTCCTGGCGGAAAGGTCGAGCTCGCAGGCGAACTCACGCTGCACTTCGAAGATGGAAGCCAAGCGACAGTCGAAGGTCTGCACGGGGTCTTCCATCTCACCTCGGATCTCGACCGCGCGGTCAAGGTGACCACTCCAGCCAAAAGGGTGCTCACCGTGGAGAACTCCAAGACCACGCTTCGCCGGATCGCCTCGCTCAACGAGGACCGCGAAACCTTGATCGCAGCCTGTGCATTCCCCAGCCGCGGGCTCATCCGCCTCTTCAAACTCCTCCCGGCCGAGTTACCCGTATTTCATTTCGGCGATACCGATCCGGCAGGCTTCCACATTCTTTCAAGGCTGCGGAGAGCCACCGGCAGGGAGGTGACACCGTTCCTGATGAAGCGGAGACTTCGGAACCACCCGCTGGATCTGAGCGACTATGATCGCTCGATTCTTCCCCGCTTGCTTGGCGATCCGATGCTCGCGGATGTCCGGCCACACTTGGAAGAGATCGCTACCACCGGGGACAAGGGGGACTTCGAACAAGAGTCGCTCGGCAGACCGGAACTTCCTTGCTGGCCTTTCTACCGCCGACAGGAACACGATTGCCTCCCGCCCCTCGCTTGTGATTGCATGATCCCTGATGAGTGA